One Thermoanaerobacter pseudethanolicus ATCC 33223 DNA window includes the following coding sequences:
- a CDS encoding UxaA family hydrolase, which produces MKIMGYVRPDGRVGIRNHILIIPSSVCASEVAMRIASHVEGAVALANQHGCCQIGADLELTAKTLVGLGKNPNVAAALVVGLGCEGVPTEKVAEEIAATGKRVEYIIIQDCGGTLKAEEIGTRIARQMAQEAALLKREEVDISNLILAVECGGSDTTSGLASNPVAGYVSDKLIELGGTSMFSETTEIIGAEHLLAKRAVSREVADKLLEIVRRCEEKAKTMGVDMRGGQPTPGNIEGGISTIEEKSMGAIYKGGTKPIQGILDYAEPPAEKGGLYIMDTPGQDIESITGMTAGGAQVVIFTTGRGTPTGSPIAPVIKITANPDTYKKMEDNIDFNAGTIVQGDETIREAGERLFKEMIEVVNGKLTKAEVLKHREFGIYKLISTF; this is translated from the coding sequence ATGAAAATAATGGGCTATGTTAGACCGGACGGCAGAGTAGGCATCCGAAATCACATACTTATAATACCTTCTTCTGTCTGTGCCAGCGAGGTGGCTATGCGTATAGCTTCGCATGTGGAGGGAGCGGTAGCGCTTGCCAACCAGCACGGTTGCTGTCAGATCGGAGCAGACCTGGAACTTACCGCGAAGACTCTGGTCGGCCTCGGCAAGAATCCGAACGTGGCGGCTGCCCTGGTGGTAGGGTTGGGCTGTGAAGGTGTTCCTACCGAAAAGGTGGCCGAGGAAATAGCGGCGACCGGCAAGAGGGTGGAGTATATAATAATTCAGGACTGCGGCGGGACGCTGAAAGCCGAAGAGATCGGGACTAGAATAGCAAGACAAATGGCGCAGGAAGCCGCACTGCTGAAGAGGGAAGAAGTGGATATATCCAATTTAATACTTGCGGTGGAATGTGGCGGTTCCGATACCACTTCAGGACTTGCCTCGAATCCGGTGGCGGGCTATGTTTCAGATAAATTAATCGAACTGGGCGGCACATCCATGTTTTCGGAGACCACGGAGATAATAGGCGCCGAGCATCTACTGGCAAAGCGTGCCGTTTCTAGGGAAGTGGCTGATAAGCTCCTGGAGATCGTAAGAAGGTGCGAAGAAAAAGCCAAGACGATGGGAGTCGATATGCGGGGAGGACAGCCTACTCCGGGCAATATCGAGGGAGGCATAAGCACCATAGAGGAAAAATCCATGGGCGCTATATATAAAGGCGGTACGAAACCGATACAGGGAATCCTGGATTATGCAGAACCACCGGCTGAGAAGGGCGGTCTTTATATCATGGATACCCCCGGGCAGGACATAGAGTCAATAACCGGTATGACCGCAGGCGGAGCGCAAGTGGTGATCTTTACGACCGGCAGGGGTACGCCCACCGGTTCGCCGATTGCTCCAGTTATAAAGATAACTGCTAACCCCGATACGTATAAAAAGATGGAGGATAACATAGATTTCAACGCCGGTACCATAGTCCAAGGCGACGAAACTATAAGAGAGGCTGGAGAACGGTTATTCAAAGAGATGATAGAAGTCGTCAACGGCAAGCTTACAAAAGCCGAGGTGTTAAAGCATAGAGAATTTGGAATATACAAACTCATATCCACTTTCTGA
- a CDS encoding UxaA family hydrolase, with product MKKLAVVVHTEDNVATAVQNLSKGQEVRVDVDGNEMQVKLIDDIPFGHKFALKDIEAEMDVIKYGEVIGRATRFIKTGEHVHVHNIESLRGRGDWEGEKK from the coding sequence ATGAAAAAGTTGGCAGTGGTAGTACATACTGAAGACAACGTAGCCACTGCAGTACAAAATCTGAGCAAAGGGCAGGAGGTGCGTGTGGATGTGGACGGTAATGAGATGCAGGTAAAATTGATAGACGATATTCCCTTTGGCCACAAGTTTGCGCTGAAGGACATCGAAGCGGAAATGGACGTGATAAAATACGGAGAGGTCATCGGCAGGGCTACCCGGTTCATTAAGACAGGAGAGCATGTCCATGTCCATAACATAGAAAGCCTGCGAGGCAGGGGCGATTGGGAGGGTGAGAAAAAATGA
- a CDS encoding sigma-54-dependent Fis family transcriptional regulator, with product MKIVLIAPYRDLLETAITVKKDLNVDIELELGDLSEGVKVAREWEKKGVDIIISRGGTYQLIKESVSVPVVEIKVSAFDILRQFNGLIGCKEIIGVAGYKNVIYGCEVIGEILDLNLIKVVIEKEEEGLRQVAAAKEKGVSLIIGDTIGAYSAKRLGLKSRLITSGKEAVAAAVSESFRLAQALKAEKEKAEQIRTIVDFVHDGIIAIDKEGRVSIYNRMAEKIFKRPPAEAVGRKVETVVPNTRLYEVIETGKPQIGELQEVLGTMITTNRVPIVVGNEVVGAVATFQDVTMLQKVEQKIRRQLADRGLVAMYTFDDIIYSSEKMKDVVNQAKKYALLDSTVLIFGETGTGKELFAQSIHNASRRKNGPFVAINCAALPENLLESELFGYAEGAFTGARKGGKAGLFELAHGGTIFLDEIGEMPPGLQSKLLRVIQERRVMRIGDDRLIPVDVRIICATNRELVEMIKQGKFREDLFYRINVLQINIPPLRERKEDLDVLVPHFIKKYSLGCGKYINGLTSRAMDFLKTFNFPGNVRELESIIERACALCEGTLIDVGDIRFYQREESDVMPKMESHDIKPLEEIEREYIAKAIRLAGGNLSEAARKLGVNRTTLWRKLKENKK from the coding sequence ATGAAAATTGTGCTTATTGCTCCTTATAGAGATTTGCTGGAGACCGCAATTACAGTAAAAAAAGACCTGAATGTCGATATCGAACTGGAGCTAGGAGATTTGAGCGAAGGTGTCAAGGTGGCCAGAGAATGGGAGAAAAAGGGTGTCGATATCATAATAAGTCGAGGGGGCACGTACCAGCTTATAAAAGAATCAGTTTCTGTGCCTGTAGTGGAAATTAAGGTAAGTGCTTTCGACATTTTAAGGCAGTTTAACGGATTGATAGGGTGCAAAGAAATTATAGGTGTAGCCGGATATAAAAATGTAATATACGGCTGCGAAGTTATCGGGGAGATATTAGATTTAAATTTAATTAAGGTGGTCATCGAAAAAGAGGAAGAAGGCCTGCGGCAGGTTGCCGCAGCCAAAGAAAAGGGTGTAAGTTTAATTATAGGGGACACGATCGGCGCTTACAGTGCCAAAAGATTAGGGCTGAAGAGCCGCCTCATCACCTCTGGAAAGGAAGCCGTGGCTGCTGCTGTAAGCGAGTCTTTCAGGCTGGCCCAAGCACTCAAGGCGGAGAAAGAAAAAGCCGAACAGATCAGGACCATAGTAGACTTCGTGCACGATGGAATTATCGCCATAGATAAAGAGGGCAGAGTTTCTATATACAATAGGATGGCCGAGAAAATATTCAAAAGGCCGCCGGCCGAAGCCGTCGGGCGAAAGGTTGAGACGGTAGTGCCCAACACCAGGCTTTACGAGGTGATAGAGACAGGAAAACCCCAGATCGGAGAGTTGCAGGAAGTTTTGGGTACCATGATCACCACAAACCGGGTACCTATAGTGGTAGGGAACGAGGTCGTGGGAGCGGTGGCCACCTTTCAAGACGTCACCATGCTCCAGAAAGTGGAACAGAAAATAAGAAGGCAGCTTGCCGACAGGGGTCTGGTGGCTATGTACACATTCGATGATATTATCTATTCGAGCGAAAAGATGAAGGATGTGGTAAATCAGGCCAAAAAATACGCGCTGCTCGACTCTACAGTACTCATATTCGGAGAAACCGGCACGGGTAAGGAACTTTTTGCCCAGAGCATTCACAATGCCAGCAGGAGGAAAAACGGCCCCTTTGTAGCCATAAACTGTGCTGCACTGCCTGAAAACCTTCTGGAAAGCGAGCTTTTCGGCTACGCTGAAGGCGCTTTTACCGGTGCACGGAAGGGAGGAAAAGCCGGATTGTTTGAGCTGGCCCATGGGGGGACCATTTTTCTCGATGAGATCGGAGAAATGCCTCCGGGCCTCCAGTCCAAACTGCTCCGTGTAATTCAGGAAAGAAGGGTTATGAGGATAGGGGATGACAGGTTAATCCCAGTGGATGTAAGGATAATATGCGCCACAAACAGGGAACTCGTTGAAATGATAAAACAGGGCAAATTCAGGGAAGATCTGTTCTATCGCATAAACGTCCTGCAGATTAATATACCACCTCTCAGGGAGAGAAAAGAGGACTTGGATGTGCTAGTGCCCCATTTCATAAAAAAATATTCGCTTGGCTGCGGAAAGTATATAAACGGCCTAACTTCAAGGGCAATGGACTTTTTGAAAACCTTTAACTTTCCGGGAAACGTAAGGGAGCTTGAGAGCATTATAGAAAGAGCATGCGCCCTCTGCGAGGGGACTTTAATAGACGTTGGGGATATAAGGTTTTATCAACGGGAAGAGAGTGATGTAATGCCGAAAATGGAGAGTCATGATATAAAACCCCTGGAGGAGATAGAAAGAGAGTACATCGCAAAGGCTATAAGGTTAGCAGGAGGCAATTTATCTGAAGCTGCACGGAAGCTGGGCGTTAACAGGACGACTCTTTGGAGAAAGTTAAAGGAAAATAAAAAATAA
- a CDS encoding metallophosphoesterase encodes MVLAVISDTHGIFALVRKKLRELKGIDYLIHLGDNASDAIQLSQEFGIPLEYVKGNCDFPTKDELEKVIETEGQKILLTHGHRYYVKYEYQTILDRGRELGVNAVFFGHTHIPMISKHEDILLLNPGSPSLPREGAKKTIALVTIDKTGIFPRLVNLEEVSVLKEA; translated from the coding sequence ATGGTTTTAGCAGTTATTAGCGACACACATGGTATATTTGCGCTGGTTAGAAAAAAATTGCGGGAGCTTAAAGGAATAGATTATCTTATTCATTTAGGAGATAATGCTTCAGATGCTATTCAATTATCTCAAGAGTTTGGGATTCCATTAGAGTATGTTAAAGGGAATTGTGATTTCCCTACAAAAGATGAATTGGAGAAAGTAATTGAAACAGAAGGCCAAAAAATCTTGTTAACTCATGGACACAGATATTATGTTAAATACGAGTATCAAACGATTTTAGATAGAGGAAGAGAATTGGGAGTAAATGCTGTATTTTTTGGGCATACTCATATCCCTATGATTTCAAAACATGAAGATATTTTACTTTTAAATCCAGGCAGTCCTTCTTTGCCAAGAGAAGGTGCAAAAAAAACTATAGCATTAGTGACAATTGATAAGACTGGTATATTCCCAAGATTAGTGAATTTAGAAGAAGTCTCAGTGCTAAAAGAAGCATAG
- a CDS encoding XTP/dITP diphosphatase — protein MKIIIATHNPHKTEEIKNFFKGYPVEIYSMADLGIKEDIEETGNTIEENALIKARFLKEKVDGIVIADDTGLFVEHLNGQPGVYSARFAGENATYEDNNKKLLKLLEGVPYEKRKAYFKTVIAVVEREKETLLEGKLEGHILDHPRGKNGFGYDPVFYVDNLEKSLAELTMEEKNKISHRADALMKLKNYILKRLEEK, from the coding sequence TTGAAAATAATAATAGCAACCCACAATCCTCACAAAACTGAAGAAATAAAAAATTTTTTTAAAGGCTATCCTGTTGAAATTTATTCTATGGCAGACTTGGGTATAAAAGAAGACATAGAAGAGACAGGAAATACGATTGAAGAAAATGCTCTTATCAAGGCTCGCTTTTTAAAAGAAAAGGTTGATGGAATTGTTATAGCTGACGATACAGGATTGTTTGTGGAGCATTTAAATGGACAACCTGGAGTATATTCAGCAAGATTTGCTGGTGAAAATGCTACCTATGAAGATAACAACAAAAAATTATTAAAACTATTAGAGGGCGTTCCTTACGAAAAAAGAAAAGCTTATTTTAAGACAGTAATAGCAGTGGTAGAAAGGGAAAAAGAAACTTTATTAGAAGGTAAATTAGAAGGGCACATTTTAGATCATCCTCGAGGTAAAAATGGTTTTGGATATGACCCAGTTTTTTATGTCGATAATTTAGAAAAGAGTTTGGCAGAACTTACTATGGAAGAAAAAAATAAGATAAGTCATAGAGCTGATGCTCTTATGAAGTTAAAAAATTATATTTTAAAACGTCTGGAGGAAAAATAA
- the rph gene encoding ribonuclease PH, protein MNRIDGREFNELRPIKITRNFNKFAEGSVLIEMGNTKVICTASIEDKVPPFQKGTGKGWITSEYGMLPRATETRNPREVTKGRPSGRTMEIQRLIGRSLRSVVDLDVLGEKTIWIDCDVIQADGGTRTASITGSFIALADALNKLVEKGDIPKIPLKGFVAAVSVGIVEGNELLDLSFQEDSNALVDMNVVMTDKGEIVEIQGTGEGGPFTKQNLTDLLSLAEYGIEQIIKIQKEVLSDIVDKIGVDSVENNNSNPQSSQN, encoded by the coding sequence ATGAACAGGATTGATGGAAGAGAATTTAATGAACTGAGACCTATAAAAATTACAAGAAATTTTAATAAGTTTGCTGAAGGTTCAGTGCTAATTGAGATGGGAAACACAAAAGTCATTTGCACTGCCTCCATTGAGGATAAGGTACCTCCATTTCAAAAAGGTACAGGTAAGGGTTGGATAACCAGTGAGTATGGTATGTTGCCAAGAGCAACTGAAACAAGGAATCCAAGAGAAGTAACTAAAGGAAGACCTAGTGGAAGGACTATGGAAATACAGCGGCTTATAGGCCGTTCTTTAAGGTCTGTAGTGGATTTGGATGTGTTAGGAGAAAAGACTATATGGATAGATTGCGATGTTATACAAGCAGATGGGGGTACAAGAACAGCTTCTATTACAGGCTCATTTATAGCATTGGCAGATGCACTTAACAAATTGGTAGAAAAAGGTGACATCCCTAAGATTCCTTTGAAAGGTTTTGTTGCGGCTGTAAGTGTAGGAATTGTGGAGGGAAATGAGCTTTTAGATTTATCCTTTCAAGAAGATTCGAATGCATTAGTAGATATGAATGTAGTTATGACAGACAAAGGAGAAATTGTAGAAATACAGGGAACAGGTGAAGGTGGACCATTTACAAAGCAGAATTTGACAGACCTTTTAAGCCTTGCAGAATATGGGATTGAACAGATTATCAAAATTCAAAAAGAAGTTCTTTCAGATATTGTAGATAAAATAGGAGTTGATTCAGTTGAAAATAATAATAGCAACCCACAATCCTCACAAAACTGA
- a CDS encoding ABC transporter ATP-binding protein has translation MTVERIPLVEIKNLKKYFNVGRGAVLKAVDNVNLQIIEGETLGLVGESGCGKTTLGRTIVRLYEPTAGQVLFEGKNVHKLTGQQLKEFNRKVQMIFQDPYASLNPRMTVGDIIGEGIDIHGLYKNKERTDRIYELLSLVGLNKEHANRFPHEFSGGQRQRIGIARALAVEPKFIVADEPISALDVSIQAQVINLLMELQQKLKLTYIFIAHDLSMVKYVSDRIAVMYLGHVVELTTSEDLHNRPLHPYTQALLSAIPVPDPETERKKERILLEGDVPSPINPPKGCRFAKRCRYAKPICTEQQPELKEVEKNHFVACHLY, from the coding sequence ATGACGGTTGAAAGAATTCCTCTTGTCGAAATAAAGAATCTGAAAAAATACTTTAATGTGGGTAGGGGTGCGGTTTTAAAGGCCGTCGACAACGTGAATCTACAGATAATAGAAGGCGAAACCCTGGGCCTCGTTGGTGAATCTGGGTGCGGCAAGACCACTCTGGGAAGGACGATAGTAAGACTTTACGAACCCACTGCAGGACAGGTGCTTTTTGAAGGCAAAAATGTGCACAAGCTAACCGGCCAGCAGTTGAAGGAATTCAATCGGAAGGTTCAGATGATATTCCAGGACCCCTATGCTTCGCTGAATCCCAGGATGACTGTGGGGGATATAATAGGAGAAGGTATTGATATCCACGGCTTATATAAGAACAAAGAACGTACCGATAGAATATACGAACTTTTAAGCCTTGTCGGCCTGAACAAGGAGCACGCTAACCGATTCCCCCACGAGTTTTCCGGTGGACAGAGGCAGAGGATAGGTATCGCACGTGCCTTGGCAGTAGAACCGAAATTCATAGTCGCCGACGAGCCCATTTCCGCCTTGGACGTCTCCATACAGGCACAGGTTATAAACCTGCTTATGGAACTCCAGCAAAAGCTAAAACTAACCTATATCTTCATCGCTCACGACCTGAGCATGGTAAAGTACGTTTCCGACAGGATTGCAGTTATGTATCTGGGGCATGTTGTGGAGCTGACTACGTCTGAAGACCTTCACAACAGGCCCTTGCATCCGTACACGCAGGCGCTTCTTTCGGCCATACCGGTTCCCGATCCGGAGACCGAGAGGAAAAAGGAGAGGATCCTGCTGGAAGGAGACGTACCCAGTCCCATCAATCCGCCGAAAGGTTGCAGGTTTGCCAAAAGATGCAGGTACGCCAAACCCATCTGCACCGAACAGCAACCGGAACTCAAAGAAGTGGAAAAGAACCACTTTGTAGCATGTCACCTATATTAG
- a CDS encoding ABC transporter ATP-binding protein — MEKLLEVKDLEVSFKTYAGEIKAVRGVSFDVNKGETVAIVGESGCGKSVTAQSIMRLIPMPPGIIKKGSIIFEGRDITKLSEREMEYVRGSEISMVFQDPMTSLNPTMKVGAQIAESLIKHQKMKPKQAREKAIEILKLVGIPNAEKRVNQYPHEFSGGMRQRAMIAIALACNPKLLIADEPTTALDVTIQAQILDLMRDLQKKLNTAIIIITHNLGVVANLAERVLVMYAGKIIERGSLDDIFYNSRHPYTWGLLMSVPTPDLDKSKRLASIDGTPPDLFAPPVGCPFAARCEYAMKICYERYPEEFTVGDGHSVACWLMHPMAPKVKPPVGKGVTLHDG; from the coding sequence ATGGAAAAACTTTTGGAAGTTAAAGATCTCGAAGTTTCGTTCAAAACCTATGCGGGGGAAATCAAAGCGGTAAGAGGTGTTAGTTTTGATGTAAACAAAGGTGAAACTGTGGCTATAGTGGGCGAATCCGGTTGTGGTAAAAGTGTAACTGCGCAGTCCATAATGCGGCTGATTCCCATGCCTCCAGGAATTATTAAAAAAGGCTCGATTATATTTGAGGGCAGGGATATAACCAAACTGTCAGAAAGAGAGATGGAGTACGTCCGCGGTTCCGAGATAAGTATGGTGTTTCAGGACCCCATGACATCCTTGAACCCCACTATGAAGGTCGGCGCTCAGATCGCCGAGAGCCTTATAAAACACCAGAAAATGAAACCTAAACAAGCCAGGGAAAAGGCCATAGAAATACTGAAGTTAGTAGGCATACCCAATGCGGAAAAACGTGTCAACCAGTACCCTCACGAGTTTAGCGGCGGCATGAGGCAAAGAGCGATGATAGCCATCGCACTGGCCTGCAACCCCAAACTTCTTATAGCCGATGAGCCGACGACGGCTCTGGACGTAACTATACAGGCACAGATCCTGGACCTGATGAGGGATTTGCAGAAAAAGTTAAACACAGCCATTATAATAATCACCCATAACCTGGGCGTCGTGGCCAATTTGGCCGAGCGGGTCCTGGTCATGTATGCGGGCAAAATAATCGAGCGTGGCAGCCTTGACGATATATTTTACAACTCGCGTCATCCCTATACCTGGGGATTGCTGATGTCGGTACCCACTCCCGACTTGGATAAAAGCAAGAGGCTGGCTTCCATAGACGGCACGCCGCCAGACCTCTTTGCTCCTCCGGTGGGCTGTCCTTTCGCTGCCAGGTGCGAATACGCTATGAAGATATGCTACGAGAGGTATCCGGAAGAATTCACGGTGGGCGACGGCCACAGTGTGGCCTGCTGGCTGATGCATCCCATGGCTCCAAAAGTGAAACCGCCTGTAGGAAAAGGGGTGACTTTACATGACGGTTGA